The genomic region ccagaatatttcttgaccctataagcaaagtcgttggctacttgtctcaactcggcactcatacacggatctctttggccctgcaagttttcgcaagttaaaagatgctaaattgagttcatagacggatctctttaataaactaagcacgtaccttacgtttgaactaagaaatgaaatcgggcaacccatttctcgcaccctttctaagaagagtgtcatattcctgtggagtggggtcccttgatcgacgccagaattcatgaagaaattgttccatgtatggcgtcacctcttcaaggttggtcaatacatatagcatgatatgccgccactcttcatgtgtcagggtcttggtggttgagccacttgcgcttccgagttggcctcgaaatatgctaaggttcgattcattgtcgccatcattgtaacgagggggtggattatgcacactcggtagtttgtcaccataataagttgttgtgaagtttgacacctcctctagaatgtatgcctctgcaatggaagcctcgattttgcatttatttctacatttctttcgaattgtctttagacatctctcgattggatagcaccaacatcCCTGCACGCCCCcccttcgtgcctcataggggagatgaagaatcaaatgctgcattggattgaagaagctgggtgaaaatatcttctcaagcttacacggtaacacgggtgccaatctttccaagtctgcaaccatggtccgagataactcttttgcacaaagctgacgaaaGAAatggctcaactctgaaagcgctagccagacatgcttagggacatagcctcgaaccagcgcaggaagaatccgttcaatccatatgtggaagtcatgactcgtcatccctaagactcacatagtagataagttcacccccttaCTCAGGTTAGctacatacccatcagggaacatcaacatcttgatccactgaagtacttccttcctctgggccctgcttaggacgaaatcggccttaggccttctccatgtctttccaccacttggcggcttcatctcttggtttggtctatcacataaagctgtcagatccactcttgcctttatgttatcctttgacttattaggaatgtccataattattgcccacagtgcctcggcaacattcttttcagtgtgcatcacatcaatgttgtgtggaaggagtagatcgtcataataggggaaccgagtcaagccagacttatgtgtccacatatgctgctcaccatatcccacaaaaccaccttctgtattagcCATGAGCccgtctatctgttgacgaatttcggcaccagtcatcgttgcaggtgggcggtctgtcactacgacacctttcgtaaagttcttgatgtctaggcagaATGGATGgttaggagggagaaattgtcgatgtttatcgaaggacgaatatttgccaccctttttcaaccaatgaacctgagagcttccttgcaaactgggcatgggaacttaccgtgaacacaccaggcgcagaatagaCCATATAccagtaagtcatgcatggagtactggtaccaaacatgcattctgaagtttgtctttgtagctcggtcatacgtccataccccttcctcccaggcatgtaccaattcatcgatcaaaggctccatgtacacgcccattttattccccgggtgtccgagaattatcaacgacacgaatatattctgcctttcaaAGCACACACTAGGGggaagattgattgggataacaaacatgggccaacatgtgtacggggcagcgctaatTCCATAGGGATTCAACCCatttgtggccagcgcaacacgtacattacgagcctcttcggctttctcatggtgaatggcatcaaagtgtttccatgcttcaccatcagatgcgtgcaccatcttgtcaggattgtatcgttttccatttttgtgtcaTGTCATTTGTTTTGCGGGTTCCTCTGTCTTGTATAGACATTGGATCcttggtatgaacggaaggtgtcgtaggattgtcaagaggatgtcgagctgcctcttctgtccatcaccagagtctacctctatgaacctagacgatttacacttgggacagtactttgcctccgcgtattctttcctaaatagcacgcagcccttcggacaagcatgaatatgctcatacgtcatcttgagtgcacgaaggagtttatgtgcctcgtacatgctctttggcataacatgatcatccgaaagcaggctcccaatagtcgtcaacaagccatcgaatgcgtctctactcatgctgtactgcgacttgaacgccattacacgcccaatggcatccagttgagaaacctttgtctggtcgtgaaggggcttctgtgccgcgtcaaacatgtcgtagaacgcctttgcagttagctctagctcgtcatccatacatccttccGCATATTGTGTCTCctaatagtcgttcaacatatccgctacccccgcatcggtatcataatcctcgacacgttgtctcagcacttcctttctcgtacgatgcgcttcaccatgaaagatccaccgagtatagcccgacgtaaatccattcttccaaatatgtcctaccatggccttctttggttttcttttccggttggcacatttgctgcacgggcatgggactagacttgtTCCTTTAGcaacttcgccatatgcccgttccacgaaatcatcggtctttctaatccattcaaggGTGACATTGTTTCTTCCTCTATGGCCTATGTACATCcattcacggtcctccatcctctaacagaagcctagcgatagaaaatttcggcagcacctcccctttacggggaggtttctaaaacctgcaaataaaactaccagcacgatggctgacatccacgcataattcaacggcacgatggccggcaatcacaTATAACCATAGCCACATGGAAACTACATTTAATTCCTATAGACCAATCATACGCATATTAGAAATGTAATTTCCTGTAGACCAATCACATGCAAACTACATTTAACCACATATAATCAATCGCATGTAATTTCCTATATACCAACCATATGCATATATTAAAAATTTATACCTTAGCCggggaggatggcggagatggcgGGGTGTCCGGAGATGGCCGGAGCGATGGTGATTGACGGAGATGGCGTGGCGGGGAGGCTTGGCGATGAATTGTCGGGTCGAGcgaggacggcggcggcgcgcgagggtggcagggcgcggggccgagcgagcgggcgggggagggggcgcggggccgggcagcGCGCGCGAGCGGGGGCGGCGTGACAAGCGTGGGCTACGACGGCGCGCGGGGGCGGCGCGGTGAGCGTGGGCGGCACGACGAGCGCAGTCTGCGGGGTGGCGAGGAGCGGGCCGCGGTGCTCCGGGGTGGCGGGGAGTGGGGCCGGCGGTCCAGGCTACGGCGGCGGCGCTGCGGGGTGGCGGGATGAGTGAGAAGTGAGCGAGAGAGAGTGAGTGGAGAAGGAGAAAAGGCTGTTAtttcccttctttgccgagtgcccgtgatctagcactcagcaaagattttttaaaaattaaaaaaattactttgccgagtgccccggatatggcactcggcaaagcctggccTTAGGgttttttagaaaagatatgcCGAGTGCCACAcggctagcactcggcaaaggtttctttgccgagtgtcatttctggacactcggcaaagtacatttttttattttcccaaccaaactttttgtggtatgtttctacactatgtagacctacatgtaccattttgggacaattataaaagtgttttctatagctagtagatttagttcgtttatatgaatttcttcgaaaaattcacatttgaactgcaagtcactcgaaacttggaaaaccgtgcatgcaaaaataatactcatgctatttagcacaagttacaaccgatttcaggagcagagcggaaacttcgagcactatGCTCATTCAACATGgttgtgaacttgccatccagctgtttaaaaattgtataaaacataaacaaagtcaaaaaatcatgaaacttgtccacgtgtcatgatatcatatgtagaggctgtgataaaaatttgagaatgtttcgagaaagttgtgacgtactatgtgtagaaacctaagagatccacattgaaactctatgatttcatgtatggatttcttaggtttctacacatagtgtgtcaCAGATTTCTCGAaactttctaaaatttttatcacagcctctatatatgatatcatgacacgtggacaagtttcatgattttctgactttgtttgtgttttatacaatttttaaacgtgtggatggcaagttcacggctatgtttagtgagcatgttgctcgaagtttccggtctgctcctgaaatcggtcgtaacttgtgctaagtagcatggatatcatttttgcatgcacggtttttcaagtttcgagtgacctgcagttcaaatctaaattttccgaagaaattcaaataaacgaactaaatctactagctattgaaaactctgttataattgtcccaaactggtacatgtaggtctacatagtgtaggaacataccacaaaaagtttggttactAAAATTAAAAAAGAATAAAAATatgttttgccgagtgtccaaagaagacactcggtaaagaggtctttgccgagtgccagatatttggcactcggcaaagaaccctctttgccgagtgccgaccctcagccctcggcaaaggctgacggccgtcagctttagacggccgctgacggccctttgccgagcgccatctttgccgagtgttggtcACTCGGCAAatatgtctttgccgagtgtatttctgtgccgagtgtcctgcactcggtaaacgagctcgttaccgagagcaggactttaccgagtgcggctcttgacaaaggcttctttgccgagtgcctgagaaaaaacactcggcaaagaggttggcactcggcaaaggcccgaATTCCGGTAGTGTATAAGTGTATCTAACTTCTGCACGAGGAGTATATAGTACAATGCTAGTACGTTACAACGCCACAAAAGAATAAATATTACATTTTATCTTAGTCAAAAAGACGTAAAAAGTACGAGCTGAAGAAGAGCACGACCTCTTTTTATAGCTTGTTCGGTCCCTTGCCCTCCTTCAGTTAGCGGGGTGGTATTATATGGGAGCGTTGTGTTGCTGCGGCTTAATGTCATGTTAGGTTTGGGTGGATTCTCAGGACCCATCTATGATACAACGGTCTATTAATAGGGACTTAGGTGGTTTTCGTGTGGGTAACGGCCGAGTGGTAAGAAAGAGATGAATAGTTCTACGCGCTTCGCGTGATACAGGATCGTCATTGAAACTGATGTTTTATAGTTGTAAATATTTGACACTTGTCAAAGCATCAAAGATCGGATTCCTCGTGGAGCAAACGTCGTCTCATGGCATATTTCACTCGCACACCTTACAAACACCGGACCACAACCTTGATAAAAAATCACACGCGTGCGCGTGTCCCTCTGGGTGCATCTTGCGCGGCAGCCCCATCGTCCCTCCGgccacagcaacagcagcagtggCACAGACGGTGCAGGTTGAGCAGCTCCGAGACCTCCCGGCGGGTGGACGGGCAGCGGTTGCTCCGGACCCAGAAGTGCAGCAGCAGGTGCGCGACGAGGTACGCGACGCTGGCGGCGGCGAGCGCCACGACGTACGCCGACGTCCTCACCTTCCGGCAGCTCCCCGCCACGAAGGCGCCCATGAGCCCCAGTAGGTCCAGCACCATGGCCGCCTGCAGCGCGCGGACGCGGTATCCGTGGAAGCTGAAGGTGCTGCTCAGCAGCAGCATGATGATCACCAGCGACGCCGCGAACGCCGTTGCATTGCAGTAGAAGAACACATTGTACCGCGCGGCGTAGTGAGCCTGGCATGGGAGAGTTATTTATTACGTTCAGTTAATAATACATAGCCAATGCATGCAATGGGTACGTACCTGCAGCACGGGGTCGCCGGCGAGGTGGCCATCGGCGTCGTCAGCCCAGACTCCGCCGGGGGGGCTCAGGCCAGCGTTGTAGGTGACCGTGGCGGCGAGGATGGCAAGCAGGAGGAGGTACTTGTGCATCCGTTCCAGGATGCCCTTGGGCTGCGGCTGCTCCTCCGTTGAAGCGTGTCCCGTCTCCGGCGCATGACTTGGAGTTGGAGCCATGAATGATAGCTACGTGACGAGGAGACGTTCTTCAAAAGCTGCTAGGTGCCTAACAAAATTTTGATAGGTTTTTATGGGGCACGTATGCGGCATAACGTACGAAAGAAGGAAAGTATACCAGGTGTCTTTAACTTTGCAAAACTGTTTAGTGTCGTCGAGGTCGTCTCCGATCATGGCAGCAAGGAATATCATCAGGTTGCATACACGTAAGAGTAGGAACCTCTGTAATTTGTGTCAGTCAAAGATCTACAGAAATTAGGCTTCAACTATAAAAAAAATAGCTAGTTTTTTTTTTATCGAAAACATCTTATTTCAATCAAAATTTCACTCTTTCAGATCAAACGGAAAAAAATAGCTAATTTTTTATGGACACAGACACCAAAAATTAGCTTTCGGCTCGCTATAACTAGAGGTGGTAATGTATCACGATCCAAATATTTCTTTACAATTCGTTTGAGCCCTTAgttaattttagtttaaaaatgaatagaaataaagATCAATCCTAATCTGATTctatccttaaattttatagcgtAGAATTTAGAGTCCATTACCACCTCTAGCTGCAACTCACGAAAATTAGCTAGTTTTTGTGGGTCAACCATAACCAACTGAAATTAGTGTTAACAATGTGAAAACTTCTGTAATTTAACCATTTATATCCACCCATAAGGCATTATTCATCACCCTAGGTCATGATCACTCATCTTGAAATAGCTTAACAAATCTTTATTAATTGTTAAGTTATTCGTTCAAGTCATTCTAGGGTGGGTGTCCATCATCTAGGGTGACCAAGAGCAAACATTTTTGCAAATTTTTAGTTTAGATAACCTTTTAAAAAATAAATATTAAATTATAGTCCCTCTATCCCATAAAATTTAAAAAGGAGTGTATTTTTGGACATGGTTGAAAGTTCTCTTtgtggggttttggtggtttggatgccaATACAATTAAAGGTCTGATATGGTGTTAGGTGTTGAACAGATGCTTAGTGCAATGCTTACAAGGTTCAACACACTAGTGATCAAGTGTGATGATCCAAAGGTTGAGATGACTGAATAATGGACATCCACTACAGGAATCCTaatgattcccgtcggccagggaaAAGGCCGACGGGGATAATGTAACTCCCGTCGGTTACACTGTAGCCGACGGGATTAATTTAACGCCCGTCGGCCagatatgtcacacccggttttagaaggtaaaccgaatgcgaaccatgtacgtgccaggatcagttattcacgtacacagcgattacataaatgactcatcatagcacaatgcttcgaattacaataaagagtaagtaataatattacagactagagccatttacataatataaatcaaagtacacagaatcgaaacgtagccaacgtaaacaacccaccacaggcagctgactgggggaggtcgctagcctaatcctcgaactcatcgaagtcctagaactcctggagatccgcctcgacgccttcttctttacctgagcatagattgcaccaaaggcaacctggtgttttgtgaaagcaagggtgagtacacatcaacgtactcagcaaatgtcctgtttggctgtagtggactagctttatttggggttaaggtcaagcagttgcttttagttggtcaggttattattattaattgagagccaggttttaacattaacccaagttattaacccaaagtaccctttccaaacggaaagaataccacttaccattaccatagtcataaccatcatcatcatcatctgtaaaccaaccatctctgatcaagtatctctaatcaaagaggatcccaaggccgctcataaccgtgagcacggctgatatatcagtttcattccctctgcagaggtcgcacactttacccatgagtcgtgattcccgttttgcccggggatcatgactccccattgatcacttcctaggtggtccggcagggtatcactacgtagcctttacaaagattccctagaggtcatagccgcccgttaggtttctccagtttgataaacacagtacctctccccgcaggagggtgactaacaaaagcaaaacgaaagaacctcggcactcagcctcggcagagcaagcactgtgcctggaccccattgacggcacgacggcgaagcaactacacctctagttcctctaattaattagctaagggcatcccatttcaccctcatggttgcactgttatcccgggtggtctctcaacgaacaggtccttacggagaggtactcgggaaacaacccgagtcccctaaatgccacaagtatatcgtcatatccagaataaaatcatagtatcatcattgtatctcatcatgttcattgattaaagtaaagtgctagcatgtagctaaccatagtaacccgaaaggtaaatcaaggacaaggtaaatagaaagctagtaaatccttaggttgttcatagtatgcgggaaagtgtattataaagtaaatgggacataatgggtcagaggacacttgccttcaccaaacagatgctcagagtcttcaacttcgtggaacccaaagagctagatcacttggtcgccgaagcttgaccgtcgattcctcgaagttcggaaacgaatcgcgatccaatcgcaacgcgaagcgaagacaaacagacacaagcaaacaaacatatatatgcataagaacattacaccatacaagataaaatgttataaaagcgagcaatataaaatagagagcgcttctacggttacgcgagaaaaagaaccatgatagacgaagctatggtcgaggggttagtacgtttacgttaaacaagtactaattagaacatccaattcaacataattatattaattgatattaatcaaatgtaaattaatactactacttagttttgactaacttactattttaatagttgacagttaagcaagtaacttaatgaatatgagcaattctaagcgagacgaattaacgacgcacgacgtgtaaacacgatgtgcgcaacgctcggacacaaacgacttagcgcgcggacaacgcgcgatacacgtgaacggcacgcggcaaggcgcgcgacacacgcgaacggcacacgacaacgcgtgcgaacaacacgcgcgacactcgcgaacgacacgcgacgacgtgcgcgaaacagcaccgcagcacacgcggaccgacatgcgaaactaataaataaacaacgtaattaaactaaataattattaataaataacatttcagttaaggttaatcatattggtgactaattataaatgcgcgaatcgaattcctaaattagatttttaaattgaaatgtcgttttagtagccactggttaaacaaacgtttaactaaattaaataaaatgtgaaaaaattgggataaatatttctaaattaagataattttaatacgaatctaacgcaacctgaatggatcgaatcgggtttaaaacgcaaaagttatgaatgttttaaaccatactgtaattcgtgcggactaaatttacagaattaccatcttcttcctctcttcatcttcttcctcccacccatggaagagagaggagaggaaggggagggggctgcgcaggggagttcggggttgggccggccgggggtgggcgcggccgcacggggcgcgaggaacgcggccaccgccgtcggggaggggtggcgcgggcgcgggagcacgggaacgcgggcgccaccgccggccaccgccgccgccgccggagagggagaaaggggcgccgtcgaggaggggaaacggagggggaaggggcgccgccaccggggaaggtgaggggagagtgggagaggctctgcacggacgggaaaatgaagaaacgaagaaaccctaggtgcaacaatggaggtttctcaccggggaagaagaccctcgccggagccgacaggaaatccgtcgattgccggagattcggggatccaatcgacgaaccgaacgcgctgcgacgaagccctcgacgagacgaacgcagcggtaccctcggattcggcagacgatgcacggattgagagtaattgctcgccggagttgtcgccggagttggaaccgccccgaacttcggcgagcaataccgggagctagggattggatttggggaaaACGTCtcgtgttctggaacgggctcgacgagatgaagccggacatatatttatacctagggtttggatgagataaaaattcagttaaaattcggattttactatttttaaaattcgaaaaagcctagaaatccatattttgtgctcaaaatattatagatactttcaaaaattccagaaaaattcctataaatgttttgggacctaatgaactcaaaaaacataattataatttctaaaaacatttttaagttccacaaataaatagattttggtttccggaaaatagaaaaatattccgaaaaatatgaaaatttaccgagcgcttctataagatatgttaacatgtttcaaacacattttgcacttagaaacaccatgcaacggcatgaatgcaacaaccaaagtgcctctagggctcattccacttggtttacgctaatataaaacaaaataattctctatttttagggaaaagagaaaggaaagcgaagaactgagagagtaacacctgaatttggtggatattagaaaagaaattttataccccaaattcagggtgttacaagatAGTAGGCCGACGGGGATAATGTAACTCCCGTCAACCAGAGcataggccgacggggattacttaACTCCCATCGGCGAGAGCgcaggccgacggggattagccTTTTATGAGCACGCGGGCGAACCCGCGCGGGCTCATTCTCTGCCTTTCTTCCTGGCCGCGCCGCCGCCTTCTCtgtctgccctagccgccgccgtgcCGCCGCCTCTCCCCGCCGGCGTGCCGtcccggccgtgcccgcccgtccACGCCACGCGCAGTGCCACCGCCGCCCGTCCTCGGCGCCGCCGCTCGCCCGTCCCCGCCGGGCGCCCGCTagtccgccgccgccgtgcccgcCCTCGCTCGTCTTCGCCGTGCCCCACACTGCCCACATCGCCGCCGGGCCTCCCATCGCACGCACAAACGCCGCCGCCACCTCTCGGAGCATCGTCGCTGCCTCctcgagcgccgccgccgcgcccaagCGCCGCCTCCGCCCCCGACCGCATCTCCGAACCGACTACGACACCCACGTGAGTTAATTATGTGTGTACATGTTAATGCATGGGATTGTGAATGTTAATTATGTGTGTACATGTTTATTTTtgtcggttttttatggccgacgggagttaactttcatgtgattagtattaatttaataacacatgtgattagagtgtgattatagttaatttaatatcacatgtgtggcttCATGTTAGGT from Zea mays cultivar B73 chromosome 6, Zm-B73-REFERENCE-NAM-5.0, whole genome shotgun sequence harbors:
- the LOC100284656 gene encoding embryogenesis transmembrane protein — its product is MAPTPSHAPETGHASTEEQPQPKGILERMHKYLLLLAILAATVTYNAGLSPPGGVWADDADGHLAGDPVLQAHYAARYNVFFYCNATAFAASLVIIMLLLSSTFSFHGYRVRALQAAMVLDLLGLMGAFVAGSCRKVRTSAYVVALAAASVAYLVAHLLLHFWVRSNRCPSTRREVSELLNLHRLCHCCCCCGRRDDGAAAQDAPRGTRARV